Genomic DNA from Modestobacter versicolor:
TCATCGGCTACAACGCCGGTGACTACTTCAAGCACTGGGTCGAGACCGGCAAGGCGCACGACTCGACGAAGCTGCCGCGGATCTTCTACGTGAACTGGTTCCGGCGCGACGAGGACGGCGGCTTCCTGTGGCCGGGCTTCGGCGAGAACAGCCGGGTGCTCAAGTGGGTCGTCGAGCGCCTCGAGGGCACCGCCGCCGCCGAGGAGACCCCGGTCGGGCACGTCCCGACGCCGGACTCCCTCGACGTCTCCGGTCTGGGCATGACCCGCGACCAGGTCGAGCAGGCGCTTCGCGTGGACAGGGCCGAGTGGCAGGCCGAGGTCCCGCAGATCACCGAGTGGTTCGAGAAGTTCGGCGACAAGCTGCCCAGCACCATGTGGGACGAGCTGGAGATCCTCAAGAGCCGCCTCTCCTAGGACTGGGTCCAGCCGGCGGCAGCGTCGCCGCCGGACCGGTCCCGATGACGAGGTCCCGCCTCCCGACAGCGTGGTCGGAGGGCGGGACCTCGTGCTGTCGGGGCACCTCGGGTGCTCGGCCCGCGGGTCCCAGCCCGGTCGGTTAGCGTGGCCGAGGCACCTCTCTTCCCGTGACGGAGGCCTGTCCGCCCGTGCCCAACCCCTATCTGCACGTGCTGCGGACCCCGCACGCCCTGCCGATGGTGCTGGCGGCGTTCATCGGCCGGCTGCCGCTGTCGATGATCGGGCTGGGCAGCGTGCTGCTGGTGCAGGACTACACCGGGTCCTACGGCCTGGGCGGCGCGGTGGCGGCGGTCGGCGCGGTCGCCTCGGCGGTCTCCGGCCCGGTGATCGGGCGGCTGGCCGACGCCCACGCCCAGCGCCGGGTGCTGCTGTCGGTGCTCGCCGTCTTCGTCGTCTCCGGCTTCGTCTTCCTCACCTCGGTGCGCGAGGACTGGCCGCTGTGGACCGTCTTCCTCTCCGCCGGGGCCACCGGGGCCAGCCTGCCGCCGGTCGCCTCGATGATCCGGGTGCGCTGGACCCACCTGCTGCGCGGCACACCCCGGCTGCCGACCGCGCTGGCGATGGAGTCGGTGGTCGACGAGTTCGTCTTCATCGTCGGCCCGGTGCTGGTCACCTTCCTGTCCACCACCGGGCACACCACCTCCGGCGTGGTCACGGCGTTCACCCTGGCCGCGGTCGGCACGCTGCTGTTCGCCGCGCAGTGCCGCACCGAGCCTCCCCCCGTGGCGCACGAGCACCGGCGCGGGCCCTCGGCGATGCGGGTGCCGGGGCTGCGGGTGCTCTTCGTCGTCGGGGCCGCGGTCGGCGCCATCCTGGGCACCCTGGAGATCGCCCTGGTCGCCTTCGCCGACGAGGCCGGCGCCCGGTCGCTGAGCGGGCTGCTGATCGCCGGGCTGGCGGCGGGCTCGATGGCCGCCGGGATCGGCTGGGGCACCGTGCACTGGCGGGTGCGGCTGCGGCACCGGCTGGTCTGCGTGCTCACGGTGCTGACGGTGCTGACCGTGCCGCTGATGCTGGTGGAGAGCTACTGGCTGATGCTGCCCCTGGTGGTGCTCGCCGGGGTGGCCGTCTCCCCCTCGCTGATCAGCGCGTTCACCCTGGCCGAGGTGCTGGTGCCCCGGTCGACGGTCACCGAGGCGTTCACCTGGATCGGCACCTCGCTGGCGCTGGGCGTCGCGGTCGGGGCGTCGGTGGCCGGCAAGATCGTCGACCACGCCGGCGCCAACGCCAGCTTCGTGGTGGCCACCGTCTCCGCCGCCGCCGCGACGGTCGTCGTCGCGCTCGGCCAGCGGCGGCTGCACGTCCCCGCCGAGCACGCCCCGACCGCCGCCCTGGCGCACTGACCGGCATGGCCGTGCAGTACGAGGTCCCCGGCATGGTGGTGCGCGAGCACGCGCTGCCCGTGCCGCTGCACTGGGGCGCCGACGGCGGCGAGGAGATCCAGGTCTTCGCCCGGGAGCTCGTGCACCCGGACCGGCGGGACGACGACCTGCCGGTGCTCTGCTTCCTGCAGGGCGGCCCTGGTGGGAGGTCGCCGCGCCCGGTCGGCGGTGGTGACTGGATCGCCCGGGCGCTGCAGGAGTTCCGGGTGGTGCTGCTGGACCAGCGCGGCACCGGGCGCAGCTCGCGGGTGACCGCCCGCCGGATCAGCGCCTTCGACGACCCGCGCGCGGCGGCCGAGCACCTGCTCGCCTTCCGCGCCGACTCGATCGTCGCCGACGCCGAGCACGTCCGGACGACGCTGTACGGCGGCCGGCCGTGGACGACGCTGGGGCAGAGCTACGGCGGGTTCGTCACCCTCACCTACCTCTCGCAGGCGCCGCAGGGGCTGGCGCGCTGCCTGGTCACCGGCGGGCTGGCGAGCCTGCGCCCGGACGCGCGGGAGCTGTACCGCCGCACCTACCCGCGGGTGGCGGCGCGGACCCGGCGGTTCTACGAGCGCTTCCCGGACGACGTCGCCCGGGTGGCCGCGGTCGCCGACGTCCTGGCCGCGACCGACGTCCGGTTGCCCGACGGCGACCGGCTGACGGTCCGCCGGCTGCAGACGCTCGGGCACGGCCTGGGCACGAAGACCGGGCTGGAGCAGCTGCACTGGCTGTTCGAGGAGGCCTTCGAGGAGGGCACCGACCAGCTCGCCGAGCCCTTCCTGGAGAGCGTCGCCCAGCGCACCTCCTACACGGAGAACCCCCTCTACGCCGTGCTGCACGAGAGCATCTACGCCAGCGGGCCGGGCGCGACGTCGTGGGCGGCCGAGGCCGAGCGGGGCGCGGGGTTCGACCCGGGGCGGCGGCCGCTGCCGTTCACCGGCGAGATGGTCTACCCCTGGATGTTCGACGAGATCCGGTCGCTGCGGCCCTTCGGTCCCGCCGCGCGGGCCCTGGCCGAGGTCGGGTCGTACCCCCCGCTCTACGACCGCGCCGTGCTGGCGGCCAACGAGGTGCCGGTCGACGCGGCGGTCTACTTCGACGACATGTACGTCGACGCCGGGCTCTCGCTGGAGACCGCCGACGCGGTGGGCAACCTGCGGGTCTGGGTGACCAACGAGCACGAGCACGACGGGCTGCGCACCGGCGACGTCCTCGACCGGCTGCTCGGCTGGCGCACCCGCTGCTGAAGGACCCTCCTGCCCCCCACCGCTCGCACGTTCGCAGTGGGCCCCTGCAGGAAGGCCATAAAGTGCATCAACCTGATGGACTTGACGAACAATGCGGCGGCTGGTCTGATCCCTGGCGTGTCCTACTCGCTGGAGCTGCACCGCCGCTGCGCGGTCGACCTGCTCCGGGTCGCCAGCGCGCTCTGTCCGGCGCGCTGACCCCCTCCCGACCGACACACCTCGCGCGCCCCCCTCCCGGGGAGAGCTGCGCCCTGCACCGAGGAACCCCCGTGACCCTGATCGCTGAACCCGTCCTGCCCGGTGCCCCCGCCCGCCGGCCCAGCGGGGCGGCCGCCCTGGCCGTCGCCCTGACCCTGGCGACCGACCTGTGGGCACCCCTCGTCGAGTACCGCGACGAGAGCCGCTGGACCCACCTGGTCGACCCGGCCGACGCCGCCGCCGTGCTCGACCCGTCGCTGCACGCCGAGCTGGCCGGCGCCCAGGTGTGGCTGCTGTCCTGGCTGCCCGGCCAGGGCACCGACCTGCACGACCACGGCAGCTCCGCCGGCGCCTTCGCGGTGGCCCGCGGCACGCTCACCGAGCGCGTGGTGGCCGCTCGCCCCCGGGCGGCCGCGCACCAGAGCACCACCGACCTGGCCGCCGGGCGGGTGCGGTACTTCGGGCCGCACTACGTGCACCAGGTGACCAACTCGCTCACCGAGCCCGCGGTGAGCCTGCACGTCTACGCCCCGGCGCTGCGCTGGATGAACACCTACCGGGTCGAGCACGGCGCGCTCGTGCGCACCGGCACGGAGAAGGCGGGGGTGGACTGGTGAGCACGCTGAGCCCCGCCCGCCCGGCCGGCGCCCGCACCGTCGACGAGCTGCTCGCCGACGCCCGGTCGCGGCTGCAGCGGATCGGCCCGCTGGAGGCCGCCACCCGGGTGGCCGACGGCGCGGTGCTGGTCGACATCCGGCCCGCCGCGCAGCGGGCGCTCGAGGGCTCCGTGCCCGGCGCCCTGGTCGTCGAGCGCAACGTGCTGGAGTGGCGCTTCGACCCGGCCAGCGACCACCGGCTGCCCGAGGCGACCGGCTACGACGTCGAGGTGATCGTGCTCTGCTCCGAGGGCTACACCTCCAGCCTCGCCGCCGACGCGCTCCGCTCGCTGGGCCTGCACCGGGCGACCGACGTGGTGGGCGGCTTCGTCGCCTGGGTGGCCGTCGGGCTGCCCGCCGAGCTGCCCCGGTAGCCCGCACCCGGCCCGGTCGTCGTCCGACGGAGGGACGGCGGCCGGGCCGGGTGCGACCCTGTCGGGATGTCAGAGGACCACTCTTCCCCCCGTGCCTCGCACGCTCGGCGCGGGTCCCTGAAGGGTGGCCAGCCGGCCGCCGGCGGTGGCCGGGTGCTGGGCGTCGCGCCCGAGCGGCTGGCCCGCTGGCTGGACGGCGTGGCGCAGCGGCACGGCGAGTTCACCGACGTGCACGTGGACGACGGCGGCGCGGTGCACGTGCGGTGCGCGGACTCCACGGCGGTCGTGCTGACCGCGCCCTACGGCTGGACGCCGGGGCCGGCCCCGCTGACCACCCTCGGTGCTGCGGTGAAGGCACCGCACCGGACGGCGGTGCTGCTGGTGCGCCGCGGCCGCTGGGCGGTCGGGGTCTTCGACGGCCCGCAGCTCGTCGTCTCCAAGGTCGACGCGCGGCAGGTGCAGGGCCGCACCGCCGCCGGAGGCTGGTCCCAGCAGCGGTTCGCCCGGCGGCGCGGCAACCAGACCGACGCCGTCGTCACCCACGCGGCCGACACCGCGGCCCGGGTGCTGCTGCCGCACGTGGCCGGGACGGAGGCGCTGGCCACCGGCGGGGACAGGGGTCTGGTCGCCGAGGTGCTCGCCGACCCCCGGCTGCGGGCGCTGGACGCGCTGCCCCGGCTCGGCCCGCTGGACGTCGGGGAGCCGACCAAGGCGGTGCTGCTGGAGACCCCGGCCCAGTTCCGCGCGGTGCGGGTGCACATCGTCGAGCCCGGCGACCGGGGCTGACGGTTCAGCGCCGGTGGGTCCGCCGCGCGCGGGCAACGGCGGCCGGCCGGTCCCGGGCCTCCTGCGCCAGCTGGCGGGCGGCGACCACCGACGCGGGCTCGGGGCGGGCCGGGGGAGCCGGCTCGGCGGGGGACATCAGTAGCCCAGCTGGTCGCGGCACCGGGTGATCAGCGCCTCGGTCTCGGCGTCCTCGGCGGAGCTCAGCGGGCCCGTGCCGTAGGGGCCGCTGAGGATCTCCGAGGAGGTGCCGTCCGGCCCGATCCGGACCTGGAAGCCCAGCGGCTCCAGGCAGCCCGCCATCAGCTCGGCGAACCGGGCGGGGTCGCCGGTCTGCTGCTGCGGCGCGGGGACGGGCTCCTCGGTGAAGGGCGTCGTGGGGACCGCCTGGTCGACCCGCACGCCGTCCCGGAGAACGTGCAGCTCGCCCGCGCCGAAGACGATCGGGGTGGTCACCTCCCCCAGCGGCACGCCGTCCACGACCGGGAGCGCCGTGAAGGTGCGGGTGAGCACGCCGGCCGCGTCCCGGTCCAGGCTGGCGGAGTACTCCGCCTCGTCCCCGGGCCGGCTGAGCACCAGCAGCGGGCCGGTGGCGCTCCGGTCGTCGAGCAGGGCGATCGGCGTGTCGGTGCCGCCGCGGGCGGGCGGCGCCGCCAGCTCCAGGTCCTCCGCTGCAGCGCCGGCCGGGCCGACGTACCAGGCCCAGGCGTGCTGGGCGCCGACCTTGCCCATCACCACCGCCCAGCGCTGACCACCGGGGACGTCGCCGGCGAAGAGCACCCGCCTGGTGTCCTCCGCCGGGTGCAGGTCCGCGCCGTTGACCCCCAGCGGGCCCGACCACTCGAGGGCCCGGACGCCGGCCACGAACTCCTCGTCGCCGGCCAGCGAGCCCCGGGTCGGGGCGGCGTACAGGCCCACCGGCCCAGCCGTCGACGGCGCCGCCGTCTGGCCGGGGTCACCGCTGGCGGGCAGCACCTGCGGCACGGTCACGCCCAGGACCACCGCGGTGAGGGCGGCTGCCGCCCAGCCCGCGGTCCGGCGGCGCTGCCGTCGGCCGAGCGCGATGGCGCGCTCTGCGGTCTCCGGGCCGCGCGGGCCGGCGGCCCGGTCGGCGAGCTGGTCGAACGCGGTGCGGATGTCGCGGTCCAGGTCGGTCACGACGGCCTCCGGTGGGTGAGGTCTGCGGGGGTGGGGGTCGCCGGCCGCAGCTGGGCGCGCAGGGTGGCGAGCCCGCGGGTGGCGTGGGTGTTGACGGTGCTGGCCGAGCAGCCCAGCACCCGGGCGGTCTCGGCCTCGGTGAGGTCCTCGTAGAACCGGAGCACCAGCACGGCGCGGACCCGGGGCGACAGCGTCCGCAGCGCCTCGCGGAGCTCGTCGCCGATCGCGTGGGCGAGCTGCGGGTCGTCGCCGGGGCGCTCCGGGAGCGTCTCGATCACCTGCTCCGAGGTCATCAGCCGGCGGCGCCAGCTGACGTGCGAGGTGACCAGCACCCGGCGGACGTAGGCCAGCGGCGAGTCCGCCTGCTGCACCCGCGCCCAGTGCCGGTGCGCCTTGGCCAGCGCCGTCTGCACGAGGTCCTCGGCGTGCCCGTGGTCGCCGGCCAGCAGGTACGCGGTGCGCAGCAGCTGCCGCTCGTGCGCGACCACGAAGTCGGTGAACTGGTCGTCCACGGTGCTCAACGGGCCTCCTCCCTGTGCTCCCACCCAGGAGACGCGGCGGGACCGGCCGATCACCGACAGCGGACGATCACGTTTCGGCAACGGCGCCGCCGTGCACGACCGCGCGACGCGGGTAGGGGAGAGGCGTGCCAGCTCCCTCCCGCGCGGCGGACGGCCGCCTCGACGCCCGTCCCGTACCGGCCCCGGCCGGCCCACCACCACCGCCGGGCACCTCGGCGCTGGACCTCGGGCCGGGTGCCGACGTGCTCCTGGCCGTCCCGGCGGGGGAGGTGCGGGCACTGCTGGTCTTCTTCCACGGCGCCGGTGGGACGGCGGCCGACGCGCTGGGGGCCGTCGCCGACCTGGCCACCGCCCGCGGGGTGGCGGTGCTGGCGACGGGCTCGGCGGCCGCGACCTGGGACCTCGTCGCCGGCGGGCTGGGCCGCGACGTTGCCGCGCTGGACGCGGCGCTGAGCTGGGTGTTCGACCGGCTCCCGGTGCAGCGGGTCGCCCTGGGCGGCTTCTCCGACGGCGCGTCCTACGCGCTGTCGCTCGGCGTCGCCAACGGCGACCTGGCCGAGGCCGTGCTCGCCTTCTCACCGGGGTTCGTGGCCGCGCCGGGACGGTACGGCCGGCCGCGGTTCTGGATCGGTCACGGCACCGAGGACCGGGTGCTGCCGGTCGACCGCTGCGGACGGCGGGTCGCCGGTGAGCTGCGCACCGACGGCTACGACGTGACCTACGAGGAGTTCACCGGGGGTCACGTGATCACCCCCGACCTGGTCACCACCGCCCTGGGCTGGTGGCTGGCCGCCGGTCCCGGGTGAGCCGTCCCGGCACCGGCGGCCGGTCGCCTCAGAGGTGCGGGGTCGTGGTGGTGGTCAGCTCCACCTGCTCCTTGCGCAGCTCCTGGGTCACGGTGGTCTCCTCGGTGGCCCAGCCGGTGGCCAGCCGCACCCGCTCGACCGGCCGTCGCTCCAGCGTCACCGACGGCTCCTCGGCGTAGAGGGTCACCCACCCCGAGGTGCTGGTGGCCCGCTGGACGCCCGGCTCGGCGGTCTCACCGGCCGTGCGCGCGGAGTCGGTCGTGCTGAGCGGCAGGTACTCGATCCGGGCCTGCTGCCGGGTGATGGTCACCGGAACCAGGACCTCCTCGGTGACCTCCTCGATCCGCAGCACCGCCCGGGTCCAGGGCTCCACGACCGTGCTGACCGCCAGCCGCTCCTCCGTGCGGGTCATCGCCGAGTCCGCCGCCGTCCCGACGGTCGGCCCGTTCGCCGGCGGCACGGGCGGCAGCGTCGTCGTCCGCTGGGGTGCCCCGACGGCCGGGGTGCCGCGGTAGTGCGCCAGCAGGCGGGCCTCCTCGTCGGGGCTCAGCCGGTCGGCCTGGGACACCCGGGGCGCCGCGCGGACCGCCTCGGCCGGGACGCCCAGCCGCAGCCGGCCGTCGGCGTAGTCGGCGTCGGCGATCGGCGCGATCACCGGGACGTCGTCCGAGGAGGCGTGCAACCCGTCGGTCAGGCCGACCCAGGTGGGCTGCTCGGTCACGTCGTCGAGGAAGACGGTGGTGACCGTGCCGAGGGCGTTCCCGTCGCGGTCGTCGGCGATCGCCCCGATGACCGGGGGCAGAGCTGAGTCACTGGCCATGCCTGTGGATGATCCGGAACCGGCCGGTCTACACATCGGGACGGCCGCCCGGGAGAACTCGGTTGAGCCGGAACACGGTCACGCGTAGCGTCCTCCGACCGTGTCTCCCCCTGCTGCAGCACCCGAGACCACCACCCCCGATCCCGTCCTCGCCGCCGAGCGCGCCCACCTGGCGCGTGCGGCCGACTGCCTCACCCAGATGCGCACCGCCGCCGTGGCGGTCACCGACGCCGGCGTCGACGCCTGGGCCTCCGAGCGGCTGGGTGCCGCCCGCGCCGAACGGCTGGCCGCGCTGGCGCACGACCCCGGCGTGCCGGCGTTCTTCGGGCGCACCGACACCGCGCCCGACGCCGGTGCCGAGACCTTCCACATCGGCCGCCGGCACGTCCGCGACGCCGCCGGCGACCCGGTCGTCATCGACTGGCGGGCACCGATGAGCCGGCCGTTCTACCAGGCCAGCGCCGCGGACCCGCAGGGTCTGGCGCGTCGCCGCAGGTTCGGCTTCGCGGCCGGCGAGCTGACCAGCTACGAGGACGAGCGCCTCGCCGAGGGCGAGGACGACGGCGGCGCCGGCGAGCTGCTGCGGCAGGAGATCGAGCGGCCCCGCAGCGGCCCGATGCGCGACATCGTGGCGACCATCCAGCCCGACCAGGACGACATCGTCCGCGCCCCGCTGACCGAGTCGATCTGCGTGCAGGGCGCCCCGGGCACCGGGAAGACGGCGGTCGGGCTGCACCGGGCGGCCTACCTGCTCTACACGCACGGCGGGCAGCTGGCGCGCACCGGCGTGCTGGTGGTCGGCCCGAACCGGGCGTTCCTGCGCTACATCGAGCAGGTGCTGCCCGCGCTGGGCGAGGTGGAGGTCGACCAGGCCACCGTCGCCGACCTGACCGCGCGGGTGCCGGTGCGGGCCGACGACGACCCCGCGGTCGCGGTGCTCAAGGGCGACGCGCGGATGGCCGAGGTGCTGCGCCGGGCGCTGTGGGGCGGGATCCGCAAGCCCGAGGACTCGGTCCAGGTCGCGCTCTCGGGGCGGAAGTACCGGATCAGCGTGGAGCGGCTCAAGCGCTTCGTCGACGACCTCCGCCGGGCCGGCACCAGCGGGGTCGACGACCAGCAGCTGGTGCACTACGCCGCGGGACGGGAGCGGCTGGCGATGAGCCTGGCCGAGTACGCCCGGCGGCTCAAGGAGGCCGGCGGCGGGAGCCCGACCGACGCCGAGACCCGCCGGACCGCCCGGAGCGCGGAGGTGCGCGCCTTCTGCGACGCGGTGTGGCCCGCCGTGGACGCCGCGGGGCTGGTCTGCGCGCTGTTCTCCGATCCCGCGCTGCTGGCCCGGGCCGCCCGCGGGGTGCTCACCGAGGAGGAGCAGGCGCTGCTGAGCTGGCCGGTGCCGCCGCGCTCGGTGCGCGCCGCCCCCTGGACGCCGGCCGACGCGGTGCTGGTCGACGAGGTCGCCGGGATGCTCGAGCGCACCCCCGGCTACGGGCACGTGGTCGTCGACGAGGCGCAGGACCTCTCCCCGATGCAGTGCCGGGCCGTCGCCCGCCGGCTGGCCGCCGGGTCGCTCACCGTGCTGGGCGACCTCGCGCAGGCCACCAGCCCGTGGTCGGCGGCGGACTGGGCGCAGACCCTCACCGGCCTGGGGCGCCCGGGCACCACCGTGCGCCCGCTCACCCGCGGCTACCGGGTGCCCGGTGAGGTGCTCGACTTCGCCAACCGGCTGCTCCCGCTGATCGCGCCCGGGCTGCCCGCGGCCACCGCGGTGCGCCGGGAGCCCGGCTCGCTGCAGCTGCGGCCGGTGGCGGTGCTCGCCGAGCCGCTGGCCGAGGTGGTGCGGGAGCTGGCGGCGACCGAGGGCTCGACCGGGGTGGTCTGCGCCGACGCCGCAGTGGCCGACGTCGTCGCGCTGCTCACCGACGCCGGGCTGGACGTCGCCGCGCTGGCCGACGACGGGTCCGAGCCGACCCGGGTCTCGGTGGTGCCCGCGACGCTGGCCAAGGGGCTGGAGTTCGACCACGTGGTCGTCGTCGAGCCGGCCGAGATCGTCGCCGCGGAGCCGCGCGGGCTGCACCGGCTCTACGTCGTGCTCACCCGGGCGGTCAGCAGCCTGGTGGTGCTGCACCGCGGCGAGCTGCCCGAACTGCTCGCCGGGTGACGGGGGAGCCGTGCGCGCACCGGCCCGGGTGAACGCGACGCTGGTCCCCGGGGCTGCGGCGGTGCTGCGCGGCCGGGTGGCTGCGCCGGGCCGGGGTGCTGCGTTCGCCGCCCTGGTCGTGGTCGCCCTGCTCGCGATGCGGGTCCTCCCGGACGTGCCGTCGACCGCCGCCCGAGCCGGTCCCTAGGCTCCCGTCATGGCGGACTCCCTGCGTGACCTGCTGCGCACCCCGGCGGCGCCGGTGAAGCTCTCCGAGCTGGACCCCCGCGCCACCCCGATGGCGCCCGGCCAGAAGGAGCGCACCCGCGAGGTGATGATCGCGGAGGGGCAGCGGCTGGCCGAGCTGCAGGAGCGGCTCTACGCCGAGGGCGTCACCGGTGGTCGGCGCCGGGTGCTGCTGGTGCTGCAGGGCATGGACACCAGCGGCAAGGGCGGCGTCGTCCGGCACGTCGTCGGCTCCGTGCAGCCGCAGGGCGTGCAGTACACCGCCTTCAAGAAGCCCACGCCCGAGGAGCTGCGGCACTCGTTCCTGTGGCGGGTGCGGCGGGCCGTGCCCGGCCCGGGCCTGATCGGCGTCTTCGACCGGTCGCACTACGAGGACGTGCTCATCGGCCGGGTCCGTGAGCTCGCGACCCCGCAGGTGATCGAGCGCCGGTACCGGGAGATCGTCCGCTTCGAGCAGCAGCTGGCCGACGAGGGCGTCACGATCGTGAAGTGCTTCCTGCACCTGTCGCCGTGGGAGCAGAAGGAGCGGCTGCTGGCCCGGCTGGACGACTCGGCCAAGCGGTGGAAGTTCAACCCCGGCGACATCGACGAGCGCGAG
This window encodes:
- a CDS encoding cysteine dioxygenase gives rise to the protein MTLIAEPVLPGAPARRPSGAAALAVALTLATDLWAPLVEYRDESRWTHLVDPADAAAVLDPSLHAELAGAQVWLLSWLPGQGTDLHDHGSSAGAFAVARGTLTERVVAARPRAAAHQSTTDLAAGRVRYFGPHYVHQVTNSLTEPAVSLHVYAPALRWMNTYRVEHGALVRTGTEKAGVDW
- a CDS encoding alpha/beta hydrolase, producing MPAPSRAADGRLDARPVPAPAGPPPPPGTSALDLGPGADVLLAVPAGEVRALLVFFHGAGGTAADALGAVADLATARGVAVLATGSAAATWDLVAGGLGRDVAALDAALSWVFDRLPVQRVALGGFSDGASYALSLGVANGDLAEAVLAFSPGFVAAPGRYGRPRFWIGHGTEDRVLPVDRCGRRVAGELRTDGYDVTYEEFTGGHVITPDLVTTALGWWLAAGPG
- a CDS encoding SigE family RNA polymerase sigma factor, whose protein sequence is MDDQFTDFVVAHERQLLRTAYLLAGDHGHAEDLVQTALAKAHRHWARVQQADSPLAYVRRVLVTSHVSWRRRLMTSEQVIETLPERPGDDPQLAHAIGDELREALRTLSPRVRAVLVLRFYEDLTEAETARVLGCSASTVNTHATRGLATLRAQLRPATPTPADLTHRRPS
- a CDS encoding acVLRF1 family peptidyl-tRNA hydrolase gives rise to the protein MLGVAPERLARWLDGVAQRHGEFTDVHVDDGGAVHVRCADSTAVVLTAPYGWTPGPAPLTTLGAAVKAPHRTAVLLVRRGRWAVGVFDGPQLVVSKVDARQVQGRTAAGGWSQQRFARRRGNQTDAVVTHAADTAARVLLPHVAGTEALATGGDRGLVAEVLADPRLRALDALPRLGPLDVGEPTKAVLLETPAQFRAVRVHIVEPGDRG
- a CDS encoding MFS transporter, with protein sequence MPNPYLHVLRTPHALPMVLAAFIGRLPLSMIGLGSVLLVQDYTGSYGLGGAVAAVGAVASAVSGPVIGRLADAHAQRRVLLSVLAVFVVSGFVFLTSVREDWPLWTVFLSAGATGASLPPVASMIRVRWTHLLRGTPRLPTALAMESVVDEFVFIVGPVLVTFLSTTGHTTSGVVTAFTLAAVGTLLFAAQCRTEPPPVAHEHRRGPSAMRVPGLRVLFVVGAAVGAILGTLEIALVAFADEAGARSLSGLLIAGLAAGSMAAGIGWGTVHWRVRLRHRLVCVLTVLTVLTVPLMLVESYWLMLPLVVLAGVAVSPSLISAFTLAEVLVPRSTVTEAFTWIGTSLALGVAVGASVAGKIVDHAGANASFVVATVSAAAATVVVALGQRRLHVPAEHAPTAALAH
- a CDS encoding rhodanese-like domain-containing protein, coding for MSTLSPARPAGARTVDELLADARSRLQRIGPLEAATRVADGAVLVDIRPAAQRALEGSVPGALVVERNVLEWRFDPASDHRLPEATGYDVEVIVLCSEGYTSSLAADALRSLGLHRATDVVGGFVAWVAVGLPAELPR
- a CDS encoding PPK2 family polyphosphate kinase; its protein translation is MADSLRDLLRTPAAPVKLSELDPRATPMAPGQKERTREVMIAEGQRLAELQERLYAEGVTGGRRRVLLVLQGMDTSGKGGVVRHVVGSVQPQGVQYTAFKKPTPEELRHSFLWRVRRAVPGPGLIGVFDRSHYEDVLIGRVRELATPQVIERRYREIVRFEQQLADEGVTIVKCFLHLSPWEQKERLLARLDDSAKRWKFNPGDIDERELWPAYRRAYETVLERTDRDTAPWYAVPADRKWYRNWAVGRLLLETLTDLDPRLPEPTYDVAEQRDRLIEEHPIS
- a CDS encoding YsnF/AvaK domain-containing protein, with product MASDSALPPVIGAIADDRDGNALGTVTTVFLDDVTEQPTWVGLTDGLHASSDDVPVIAPIADADYADGRLRLGVPAEAVRAAPRVSQADRLSPDEEARLLAHYRGTPAVGAPQRTTTLPPVPPANGPTVGTAADSAMTRTEERLAVSTVVEPWTRAVLRIEEVTEEVLVPVTITRQQARIEYLPLSTTDSARTAGETAEPGVQRATSTSGWVTLYAEEPSVTLERRPVERVRLATGWATEETTVTQELRKEQVELTTTTTPHL
- a CDS encoding alpha/beta fold hydrolase → MAVQYEVPGMVVREHALPVPLHWGADGGEEIQVFARELVHPDRRDDDLPVLCFLQGGPGGRSPRPVGGGDWIARALQEFRVVLLDQRGTGRSSRVTARRISAFDDPRAAAEHLLAFRADSIVADAEHVRTTLYGGRPWTTLGQSYGGFVTLTYLSQAPQGLARCLVTGGLASLRPDARELYRRTYPRVAARTRRFYERFPDDVARVAAVADVLAATDVRLPDGDRLTVRRLQTLGHGLGTKTGLEQLHWLFEEAFEEGTDQLAEPFLESVAQRTSYTENPLYAVLHESIYASGPGATSWAAEAERGAGFDPGRRPLPFTGEMVYPWMFDEIRSLRPFGPAARALAEVGSYPPLYDRAVLAANEVPVDAAVYFDDMYVDAGLSLETADAVGNLRVWVTNEHEHDGLRTGDVLDRLLGWRTRC
- a CDS encoding AAA family ATPase, whose protein sequence is MSPPAAAPETTTPDPVLAAERAHLARAADCLTQMRTAAVAVTDAGVDAWASERLGAARAERLAALAHDPGVPAFFGRTDTAPDAGAETFHIGRRHVRDAAGDPVVIDWRAPMSRPFYQASAADPQGLARRRRFGFAAGELTSYEDERLAEGEDDGGAGELLRQEIERPRSGPMRDIVATIQPDQDDIVRAPLTESICVQGAPGTGKTAVGLHRAAYLLYTHGGQLARTGVLVVGPNRAFLRYIEQVLPALGEVEVDQATVADLTARVPVRADDDPAVAVLKGDARMAEVLRRALWGGIRKPEDSVQVALSGRKYRISVERLKRFVDDLRRAGTSGVDDQQLVHYAAGRERLAMSLAEYARRLKEAGGGSPTDAETRRTARSAEVRAFCDAVWPAVDAAGLVCALFSDPALLARAARGVLTEEEQALLSWPVPPRSVRAAPWTPADAVLVDEVAGMLERTPGYGHVVVDEAQDLSPMQCRAVARRLAAGSLTVLGDLAQATSPWSAADWAQTLTGLGRPGTTVRPLTRGYRVPGEVLDFANRLLPLIAPGLPAATAVRREPGSLQLRPVAVLAEPLAEVVRELAATEGSTGVVCADAAVADVVALLTDAGLDVAALADDGSEPTRVSVVPATLAKGLEFDHVVVVEPAEIVAAEPRGLHRLYVVLTRAVSSLVVLHRGELPELLAG